The region ACCAGATTCGAGCGGCGGGGAAATGAGAGAGTCGCCAGCTTCTTTACCTGCGCAAGGGTTTCCTTGTCGTCGACCCATATTTCCACCACGTCGGAAGAGAGGTAATCGCGGACAGAACGGGCAGCCAGCCCCATTTCCTCGTAAACGAGGGACGGAGGTTTGGCGTCCTGCCCTTTTTCACGGATATCGTTCCAGAGGCGGGTCAGAAATTTAAAATCACGGCGCAGGGCTGATTTGCTCTGGCCTTTACTGGCGGTCCGCACGATAACGCCCACGCCGTCACCGGGATTGACTTCGTCAATCACTTCCTTAAGCCTTTCACGTTCTTTCTCATCTTCGATCTTACGAGAAATACCGATCTGTTCCCGGCCGGGAGTTAATACAAAATAACGTCCCGGTATGGACAGATACGACGAAAGGAACGCACCTTTCTTGCCGGTAGGTTCCTTTACTACCTGTACAAAAATTTCCTGTCCGGGCTTAAGCACCTTCTGGAGAAGGGGGTAGCGATGCCCTTTTTTGAGCTTGTAAGTGCCCTGATAATACTCAGGGTGCACCTCATCAACCTGCAGAAAACCGTTACGTTCGGCTCCGTAGTTGATGAATGCCGCCTGCAATGCGGCGTCTATGTTATGAATGTAACCTTTGTAGATGTTACCTTTGGTCTTGGCCTGATGGAGCATTTCAACATAATACTCAATAACCTGACCTTCCTGAGTCAGCGCGACTTCAACCTGTTCTCCAGGGAGTACGCTGATAAACATTTTTTCTTTTTTCTTCTGTTTTTTACCTGTCATTTTTAATCCAAAGAAAAGTTTTAAATTTTCTCCGAATCCAGAAGCTTAATTCATGATTCTCCGTCAAGCCTGCAATCGTAATAGATATCATTTTCTGTTTGCCTGACGTGCAGTTTGCCGCTTTTTTCCAGTTCCGCAAGCACCTGTTCCACCCTCTGTAAGGGAATCTCAAGAGCTCCGGCCAGCTGTTGCGCGGTTTGCGGCCTGCGCATGATAGAAGCCTGAATCCGGTCAAATGCGTGGGAACCTTCGCCCTGCACATGGGCCAAAGTCTCCGCACCGCTCCTTTTCTTTGCGCCGGTTTCCGGACCGCAATCCCTGTTTTTACAAGGCGCGGCATCAAGAACCTTTTTCCAGCGGCCTAAAGTCTCGGTATCAACCGGACCGGCCTTCTCCAGAGTACCTGGACGCGAAAGAGTGACCACATCAATGCGGTCCGGGGCAAGCTCGGAACAAAAATCCTTCATAAGATGAAGGTTTTCATCCGAATCGTTGTATCCCTGTGAAAGGAGCACTTCCAGAAAGATCTTACCATTGAATTCCTTGCGGAATTCGATCAGGGCTTTGGCAATTGCCGTGGGGTCAACCCCTTTGCACGGCCTGTTTATGGCCCTGAATTCCGAAGCAACAAGGGAATCCATGGATGGAAGCACCACATCAGCTTCCAACAATTCCTTTCTCACTTCGGGGTCCGTCATGGTAGTCGCGTTTGTAAGCACGGCCACTGGCATAGACGGGAAAAGTTTTTTTATGCCACGAATAATTTCAGGCATTTCTACGTTGAGGGTCGGCTCTCCCAAACCTCCCAGAGTTATTACTTCGGGCGGCTGATGTCCCTCCTGCTTCCAGTTCTCAAGTTCAGCAAGAATCGCAGCCGCGGGAACATAAACTTCGCGTTCATCGGTAAGCAGATCAGTTTTGCCTACTTCACAATAAACACAATCCATGGAGCAGACTCTGCGTCCGAGCAGGTCCAACCCCAGTGAGCGCCCTATCCTGCCGGAAAAAACCGGCCCGAAGACATAGCTATAACCCATAACGACCTCAGCAAGAAGCAAAAAATGTTTTTATTTTGATGTGCTTCGCGCTTAACCAGATGATTTGCCTCCGGCGGGCTAAGGAGCCGCGTCATTTTGAAGGCCCGATAATTTCCAGAGCCGGACGGCAAAACGCCCTTTAATAAATCCAACTGTATTTTTTGCGGGAGATGTATAAAAATAACTGCGCGAAAATAAATTTTATTCAATGCGGTAGTTAAGCATTTATGCTTAAATGTCAAAAAACACAAGTTATATATGTTGGTAAAGTTGCATAGAAAGTGCCATATGCAAGGCACAAGAAAAATACAGGAACGACACGCATTCCAACATACGTGAGTTTCGGTGTTTTTACAGCAACGCAGCAGACGATGCTTTATATGCAGCCTTGACTTTATGCGCTTTCGTCCGTAATCGGGCCGTAGATCAATTCAGGAGGAAGTCTCATGCTTGAAGCTGGACAATTAATTTTGCTTATCAACCCCAAAGGCAAGCGCTATCTGCGCATGATCAATGAAGGGGAAGAAATACACACCCACGACGGAATGATGTTGACCGACAACATCCTCGCTGCCGGGTTCGGTAAAGTTGTGGAAACCCATCTGGGCCACAAATATCAGATTCTGAAACCGACCATCTACGACATCATCAAGGGCCTCAAACGCCAGACCCAGATTATGTACCCCAAAGAGATCAGCTATCTGCTGCTCAAACTGGGAATCGGCCCCGGAACCAGAGTTGTTGAATCAGGATCAGGATCAGGCGGACTGACCACCGCGCTGGCTTTCTATGTTGGTGATACCGGTAAGGTATATACCCACGAAAAACGCCCCGAATTTTACAAGCTGGTCCGCAAGAACCTCGAATGGGCCGGACTTGAAGACCGCGTGGAGCAGTTCAACCTGAACATCGAAGACGGCTTCCTCGCCAGCGATTGCGACGCCCTCTTCCTCGACGTACCGAATCCTTGGGATTACCTGCATCACATCCCGAAGGCAGTTATCCCCGGCGCAATGTGCGGTTTCCTGCTGCCGACCACCAATCAGGTCAGCGACCTTTTAAAGGCCATGGAAGACATGCCCTTTGAAGAGCAGGAAGTCTGTGAAATTTTAGTGCGTAACTACAAGCCCATCGCAGAACGTCTGCGCCCCGAAGACCGCATGGTAGGCCACACCGGATACCTCGTCTTCGCCCGCAACATGGCCGGCTGCGAAATGAGCGTGGAACCGCCCAAGAAAAAGCGTGAGAATCGCGGCAAGCCCGCAGCTGATAAGTATCATGTAGATAGAAAGGACATGATTCACGCCAAGAAAGATGTTCCTGAAGCTACCGAAGCGACTGAAGAGAAGAAAGCTGAATCTTCTGATGAGGAAAAGGCTGAATAGATTTCAGTTGTAGATAGTTGAAGATGTTATGATGAAAGCCGGATCTCTTTTGGGAGGTCCGGCTTTATTTTATGATAAACAGTAACTACAAGCTAAGTTGAGTATAAAATTCCCTAAACGCGACAACCTGATCATATATTTCAGTTGTCAGAACTTTAAATTGATCAGGCTCAATTTTATCAGAATCAATACAATTAGCTGCTAACAAAGAACGAAATAAAGCAAGAGAAAAGGCTTGACAATTCAATGATTTTTTAGGGTTGAACTCGATATCGGTAAATGCTCTATAGTCTTTTACACCTTCGATTAACTCCTTATTTTTAAGCAATGTATTTACATACAGCCAATCATAAAAAAAGGTCTTCGGCTCCAACTCAAAAAAGTAATGAAAAAAACGAAAAGCCTTTAAAGGGCCAGAATTTTTTATTCTTTGATCTTTTTTAGCTGCCCGCGAATCAGAAAAAATTAAATCTTTATACGGTCCTCCTTGCTCAAAAACCTTGCTTCCTTGAAAAGCTGATTCAACAGAGAACTCTCTGTCCCCACCCAAAGTTTTTGATTTCAAATTGAACGCACTCAAACAAACTCCTATTTCTTCAGGAGACTTACTCGATACTTCAAGAATCTTGTCAATTCCTTTTTGTCGAGCATTTAAGTGCAAATCAGCTATTGATTTTTGCTTTTGGGATACAGAATATCCTGAAAACCATTTAAATTCAGTAGGAACAATCCTAACCCCTAAGCTATCCAAAGAAGCAACGTATACAGGTCTATTTGCCATATCAAAATTATATAAAATTATTAATGTTTAAAATATTTTCCAAAGGCACTAAATTTGGAATTAACACCTCTGACTTCTCTGCTCTAGCTTTTCGTGCCATATTACCATCTTCATTAAAATCTAGCCAATCATAAATCCCCTCAACATCTATACTAGTAATAGCTTCTGCATTTGCAAGTATATCCACTCCAGCCTTGTTTGAGACATCGTTACAAAACCTAACACCATCAATATCTAGTATTTGGAGTGTGATTTCAAGCCAACAGATACTGTTTATTCGACCATTACTTACAGCAGTGTACGCCATTGGATGCTGATTTAAAAATGCCAAATGAACAAATTCATCAACGCCTTTAAATCTATCAGCATCATGAGACCAATTATTACCTCCATAAATTACACCCTCTACACTTTTTTCTTCCAATCTTCTCAACGACAGTATTCCACCGTTTGCAATAATAGACGGAATATTACCTCTGTCTGTAAAATGATAAATTTTAGTAACACCTCGACCATTCAATATTGTTTTCATATATTACCTCCATTTTTTATCGAATGTGCGACTATTGCAATCATAATAACCAACCGTTGAGCAAAAATAAATACATATGTAAAAACAAAAGCCCCGGAACCAAATTTGTCGGCGGGGCTTTTAAATCTCCAACAAACGAAGAACTTTATAAATACCTACCTCACCCGCTCCAAAACCCCACACAAACTCTTCAATACATACCCGGCAATCAATTTCTTAATCCTCATAAAGAACCAAGGCCTCGGCAATAACATCACACATCGGCTGTCCACTTCCGCTGACACCCTCAACACAAGCTTCAAGCCATCCATGTTGTAATTTTTCTATATCTATCCCGTACCCGGCGTTATCAGCTAATAACGATAAAAATTCACGAAGGGCTCTGCCATTCCCCTCGCGGAATGGATGGGCTAGATTTAACTCGATCATAT is a window of Maridesulfovibrio sp. DNA encoding:
- a CDS encoding Rne/Rng family ribonuclease, with the protein product MTGKKQKKKEKMFISVLPGEQVEVALTQEGQVIEYYVEMLHQAKTKGNIYKGYIHNIDAALQAAFINYGAERNGFLQVDEVHPEYYQGTYKLKKGHRYPLLQKVLKPGQEIFVQVVKEPTGKKGAFLSSYLSIPGRYFVLTPGREQIGISRKIEDEKERERLKEVIDEVNPGDGVGVIVRTASKGQSKSALRRDFKFLTRLWNDIREKGQDAKPPSLVYEEMGLAARSVRDYLSSDVVEIWVDDKETLAQVKKLATLSFPRRSNLVKLHSDTDKSLWERFNLVKQIEQIYGREVNLPSGGRLVFDQTEALTAIDINSGKIGGERNFKEMALKTNKESAEMIARQLKLRDLGGQVVIDFIEMKDPKHCREVEKTMRAALKGDRARTDVGRISRFGLMELVRQRLGSSAIAVSTEPCPCCDGTGIRRNMEWQAMQALKDIYNMLRRPNAESPLLYECEEELALYLLNHKRDAVIHYEKMFDTKINIEIQWNE
- a CDS encoding radical SAM protein; translated protein: MGYSYVFGPVFSGRIGRSLGLDLLGRRVCSMDCVYCEVGKTDLLTDEREVYVPAAAILAELENWKQEGHQPPEVITLGGLGEPTLNVEMPEIIRGIKKLFPSMPVAVLTNATTMTDPEVRKELLEADVVLPSMDSLVASEFRAINRPCKGVDPTAIAKALIEFRKEFNGKIFLEVLLSQGYNDSDENLHLMKDFCSELAPDRIDVVTLSRPGTLEKAGPVDTETLGRWKKVLDAAPCKNRDCGPETGAKKRSGAETLAHVQGEGSHAFDRIQASIMRRPQTAQQLAGALEIPLQRVEQVLAELEKSGKLHVRQTENDIYYDCRLDGES
- a CDS encoding tRNA (adenine-N1)-methyltransferase; this encodes MLEAGQLILLINPKGKRYLRMINEGEEIHTHDGMMLTDNILAAGFGKVVETHLGHKYQILKPTIYDIIKGLKRQTQIMYPKEISYLLLKLGIGPGTRVVESGSGSGGLTTALAFYVGDTGKVYTHEKRPEFYKLVRKNLEWAGLEDRVEQFNLNIEDGFLASDCDALFLDVPNPWDYLHHIPKAVIPGAMCGFLLPTTNQVSDLLKAMEDMPFEEQEVCEILVRNYKPIAERLRPEDRMVGHTGYLVFARNMAGCEMSVEPPKKKRENRGKPAADKYHVDRKDMIHAKKDVPEATEATEEKKAESSDEEKAE
- a CDS encoding DUF6977 family protein — encoded protein: MANRPVYVASLDSLGVRIVPTEFKWFSGYSVSQKQKSIADLHLNARQKGIDKILEVSSKSPEEIGVCLSAFNLKSKTLGGDREFSVESAFQGSKVFEQGGPYKDLIFSDSRAAKKDQRIKNSGPLKAFRFFHYFFELEPKTFFYDWLYVNTLLKNKELIEGVKDYRAFTDIEFNPKKSLNCQAFSLALFRSLLAANCIDSDKIEPDQFKVLTTEIYDQVVAFREFYTQLSL
- a CDS encoding DarT ssDNA thymidine ADP-ribosyltransferase family protein; the encoded protein is MKTILNGRGVTKIYHFTDRGNIPSIIANGGILSLRRLEEKSVEGVIYGGNNWSHDADRFKGVDEFVHLAFLNQHPMAYTAVSNGRINSICWLEITLQILDIDGVRFCNDVSNKAGVDILANAEAITSIDVEGIYDWLDFNEDGNMARKARAEKSEVLIPNLVPLENILNINNFI